In a genomic window of Kiloniellales bacterium:
- the alaS gene encoding alanine--tRNA ligase, which yields MPTTSEIRSLFLDYFARHGHEIVASSPLVPRNDPTLLFTNAGMVQFKNVFTGQESRPYRRAVTSQKCVRAGGKHNDLENVGYTARHHTFFEMLGNFSFGDYFKDQAIELAWNLVTKELGLPGERLLATVYAEDDQAFELWRKIAGLPEARILRIPTSDNFWAMGDTGPCGPCSEIFFDHGPEIPGGPPGSPEEDGDRFIEIWNLVFMQFEQVDPETRVELPKPSIDTGMGLERIAAVLQGKHDNYDIDLMRAIIEASAEASATAADGAHAVSHRVIADHLRASAFLIADGVLPSNDGRGYVLRRIMRRAMRHAHKLGCKEPLMWRLVPALRVQMAQAFPELERAEALITETLRLEESRFKETLGRGLKLLEAEIDGLSEGAALPGEVAFKLYDTYGFPLDLTQDILRGQGRGVDTPGFDAAMKVQQDKAREAWKGSGEAATESLWFDLRARLGATDFLGYGTEAAEGVVQALVVDGEEVERAAAGQEVVVVVNQTPFYGESGGQEGDWGIIFSAEGAEIVVSDTQKKLGDLHVHSGQVTQGEIALGEAVELRVDGRRRGGLRVHHSATHLLHEALRRRLGDHVTQKGSLVAPDRLRFDFSHPKALSPEDLAAIEADVNARIRANAPVETRFMTPDAAIEAGALALFGEKYGEEVRVVSMGGADSLKGGERQYSTELCGGTHVRRTGDIGFLKITREEALASGVRRIEALAGEAALAYVEAQDHLLQEAAAALKAAPAELPARIAGLLEERKRLQRELKDAQKRLATGGGGKAAAAPKAREVGGIAFTGRVLEDIPPRDLKPLADELKRNVGSGVVALVSVNEGKASIVVGVTEDLTSRLDAVELVRRGSEALGGKGGGGRPDMAQAGGPDGSRAAAALTAIEGALAELQPA from the coding sequence ATGCCGACGACGAGTGAGATTCGCAGCCTTTTCCTGGACTACTTCGCACGCCACGGCCATGAGATCGTGGCCTCCTCGCCCCTTGTGCCGCGCAACGATCCGACCCTGCTGTTCACCAACGCCGGCATGGTCCAGTTCAAGAACGTCTTCACCGGCCAGGAGTCGCGGCCCTATCGGCGCGCCGTGACCTCGCAGAAGTGCGTCCGGGCGGGCGGCAAGCACAACGACCTGGAGAACGTCGGCTATACCGCGCGCCACCATACCTTCTTCGAGATGCTGGGCAACTTCTCCTTCGGCGACTACTTCAAGGACCAGGCGATCGAGCTGGCCTGGAACTTGGTCACCAAGGAACTGGGCCTGCCGGGCGAGCGCCTGCTGGCCACGGTCTATGCCGAGGACGACCAGGCCTTCGAGCTCTGGCGCAAGATCGCCGGCCTGCCGGAGGCGCGGATCCTGCGCATTCCGACCTCGGACAACTTCTGGGCCATGGGCGACACCGGGCCCTGCGGCCCCTGCTCGGAGATCTTCTTCGACCACGGGCCCGAGATCCCGGGCGGGCCGCCTGGCAGCCCGGAGGAGGACGGCGACCGCTTCATCGAGATCTGGAATCTGGTCTTCATGCAGTTCGAGCAGGTCGATCCCGAGACTCGGGTCGAGCTGCCCAAACCCTCGATCGACACCGGCATGGGGCTGGAGCGCATCGCCGCCGTGCTCCAGGGCAAGCACGACAACTACGATATCGACCTGATGCGCGCGATCATCGAGGCCTCGGCCGAGGCTTCGGCCACGGCGGCCGACGGGGCGCATGCGGTCTCGCACCGGGTGATCGCCGACCACCTGCGGGCCTCGGCTTTCCTGATCGCCGACGGCGTGCTGCCCTCGAACGACGGCCGCGGCTACGTGCTGCGCCGGATCATGCGCCGCGCGATGCGCCACGCCCACAAGCTGGGCTGCAAGGAGCCGCTGATGTGGCGCCTGGTCCCGGCGCTGCGCGTCCAGATGGCCCAGGCCTTCCCGGAGCTGGAGCGTGCCGAGGCGCTGATCACCGAGACCTTGAGGCTGGAGGAGAGCCGCTTCAAGGAGACCCTCGGCCGCGGCCTGAAGCTGCTGGAGGCCGAGATCGACGGCCTGTCCGAAGGCGCTGCCCTGCCCGGCGAGGTCGCCTTCAAGCTCTACGACACCTACGGCTTTCCCCTCGACCTGACCCAGGACATCCTGCGCGGCCAGGGCCGCGGCGTCGACACCCCGGGCTTCGACGCAGCGATGAAGGTCCAGCAGGACAAGGCCCGCGAGGCCTGGAAGGGCTCCGGCGAGGCGGCGACCGAGAGCCTCTGGTTCGACCTGCGCGCGCGCCTTGGCGCCACCGACTTCCTCGGCTACGGGACCGAGGCTGCCGAAGGTGTGGTCCAGGCCCTGGTCGTCGACGGCGAGGAGGTCGAGCGCGCCGCCGCTGGCCAGGAGGTCGTCGTGGTGGTCAACCAGACGCCCTTCTACGGCGAATCGGGCGGCCAGGAGGGCGACTGGGGCATTATCTTCTCGGCCGAAGGGGCTGAGATCGTGGTCTCCGACACCCAGAAGAAGCTCGGCGACCTGCACGTCCACAGCGGCCAGGTCACCCAGGGCGAGATCGCGCTGGGCGAGGCAGTCGAGTTGCGGGTCGACGGCCGACGGCGTGGCGGTCTGAGGGTGCATCACTCGGCGACCCACCTGCTGCACGAGGCCTTACGCCGGCGCCTGGGCGACCACGTCACCCAGAAGGGCTCGCTGGTCGCGCCCGACCGCCTGCGGTTCGACTTCAGCCATCCCAAGGCCCTGAGCCCTGAGGACCTGGCGGCGATCGAAGCCGACGTCAACGCACGGATCCGGGCCAACGCCCCGGTCGAGACCCGCTTCATGACCCCGGACGCGGCGATCGAAGCCGGCGCCCTCGCGCTTTTCGGCGAGAAGTACGGCGAGGAGGTGCGGGTCGTCTCCATGGGCGGGGCCGACAGCCTCAAGGGCGGCGAGCGGCAGTACTCGACCGAGCTCTGCGGCGGCACCCACGTCCGGCGGACCGGCGACATCGGCTTCCTCAAGATCACCCGGGAGGAGGCCCTGGCCTCCGGCGTGCGCCGCATCGAGGCCCTGGCCGGCGAAGCGGCCCTGGCCTACGTCGAGGCCCAGGACCACCTCCTGCAAGAGGCGGCGGCGGCCCTCAAGGCGGCGCCGGCTGAGCTGCCGGCGCGGATCGCCGGGCTGCTGGAGGAGCGCAAGCGCCTGCAGCGCGAGCTCAAGGACGCGCAGAAGCGCCTCGCGACCGGCGGCGGCGGCAAGGCCGCCGCGGCGCCCAAGGCTCGCGAGGTCGGCGGCATCGCCTTCACCGGCCGGGTCCTGGAGGACATCCCGCCGCGCGACCTGAAGCCCCTGGCCGACGAGCTGAAACGCAACGTCGGCAGCGGCGTGGTGGCCCTGGTCTCGGTCAACGAGGGCAAGGCCTCGATCGTGGTCGGGGTGACCGAAGACCTCACCTCCCGGCTCGACGCGGTCGAGCTTGTGCGCCGCGGTTCCGAGGCCCTGGGCGGCAAGGGCGGCGGCGGCCGTCCGGACATGGCCCAGGCCGGCGGCCCGGACGGCAGCAGGGCCGCCGCGGCTCTGACCGCCATCGAGGGCGCCCTGGCCGAGCTTCAGCCCGCCTGA
- a CDS encoding ABC transporter substrate-binding protein translates to MLSATLAVAASLCVTLPVQAKTLVFCSEGSPEGFNPAFYTAGTTFDASSQAIYNRLVEFERGTTNIEPALAEDWTISGDGLEYTFKLRKGVKFQTTKGFTPSRDFNADDVLFSFLRQLKKDHPYHAVSGGSFEYFNGMSMPDLLKDVVKVDDYTVKFILNRPEAPMIANLGMDFASIFSAEYADAMMKAGTPEKVDLEPVGTGPFQLVAYQKDAVIRYKAHPDYWAGKAAIDNLVFAITPDANVRYQKLRAGECHVMPYPNPADLEAMKSDPEIKLLQQEGLNVGYLGFNVEKKPFDDRKVRQALNMAINKQAIIDVVFQGAGKAAKNPIPPTIWSYNDEVQDYPYDPEKAKKLLDEAGVKDLKTNIWAMPVQRPYNPNARRMAELIQADWEKVGVKADIVSFEWGEYLKRSKEGEHDSVLLGWTGDNGDPDNFLAVLLGCDGVGGSNRSRWCHKPFEELIQKAKVTSELEDRTELYEQAQVVFKEEAPWVTIAHSVVFKPVRKEVKNFRINPFGTHVFYGVDLEE, encoded by the coding sequence ATGCTGTCCGCGACCCTCGCGGTGGCGGCGTCCCTGTGCGTTACCCTGCCGGTGCAGGCGAAGACCCTGGTCTTCTGCTCCGAGGGCAGCCCCGAGGGCTTCAACCCGGCCTTCTACACCGCCGGCACCACCTTTGATGCCTCCTCGCAGGCGATCTACAACCGCTTGGTCGAGTTCGAGCGCGGCACGACCAACATCGAGCCGGCGCTGGCCGAGGACTGGACGATCTCCGGCGACGGCCTGGAGTACACGTTCAAGCTGCGCAAGGGCGTCAAGTTCCAGACCACCAAGGGCTTCACGCCGAGCCGCGACTTCAACGCCGACGACGTCCTCTTCAGTTTCCTGCGCCAGCTGAAGAAGGACCATCCCTACCACGCGGTCTCGGGCGGTTCCTTCGAGTACTTCAACGGCATGTCCATGCCGGATCTGCTGAAGGACGTGGTCAAGGTCGACGACTACACGGTGAAGTTCATTCTGAACCGGCCCGAGGCACCGATGATCGCCAACCTGGGCATGGACTTCGCCTCGATCTTCTCGGCCGAGTACGCCGACGCCATGATGAAGGCTGGGACCCCGGAGAAGGTCGACCTGGAGCCGGTCGGCACCGGTCCCTTCCAGCTGGTCGCTTACCAGAAGGACGCGGTGATCCGCTACAAGGCTCACCCGGACTACTGGGCCGGCAAGGCGGCGATCGACAATCTGGTCTTCGCGATCACGCCGGACGCCAACGTCCGCTACCAGAAGCTGCGGGCCGGGGAATGCCACGTCATGCCCTATCCCAACCCGGCCGACCTGGAGGCGATGAAGTCGGACCCGGAGATCAAGCTGCTGCAGCAGGAGGGCCTGAACGTCGGCTATCTCGGCTTCAACGTCGAAAAGAAGCCCTTCGACGACAGGAAGGTCCGCCAGGCCCTGAACATGGCCATCAACAAGCAGGCGATCATCGACGTGGTCTTCCAGGGCGCCGGCAAGGCGGCGAAAAACCCGATCCCGCCGACCATCTGGTCCTACAACGACGAGGTCCAGGACTATCCCTATGATCCCGAGAAGGCCAAGAAGCTGCTGGACGAGGCCGGCGTCAAGGACCTCAAGACCAACATCTGGGCCATGCCGGTGCAGCGGCCCTACAACCCCAACGCCCGGCGCATGGCCGAGCTGATTCAGGCCGACTGGGAGAAGGTCGGGGTCAAGGCCGATATCGTATCCTTCGAATGGGGCGAGTACCTCAAGCGCTCCAAGGAGGGCGAGCACGACTCGGTCCTGCTCGGCTGGACCGGCGACAACGGCGATCCGGACAACTTCCTCGCCGTGCTCTTGGGCTGCGACGGCGTCGGCGGCTCGAACCGCTCGCGCTGGTGCCACAAGCCTTTCGAGGAGCTGATCCAGAAGGCGAAGGTCACCAGCGAGCTGGAGGACCGGACCGAGCTCTACGAGCAGGCCCAGGTCGTTTTCAAGGAAGAGGCGCCCTGGGTCACGATCGCGCATTCCGTGGTCTTCAAGCCGGTGCGCAAGGAGGTCAAGAACTTCCGGATCAATCCTTTCGGGACGCACGTCTTCTATGGCGTCGACCTCGAGGAGTAG
- a CDS encoding ABC transporter permease subunit, whose product MLRFVLTRLGHLIPTFVGVTIVAFAFIRLIPGDPIEVLAGERSVSPERHAELMRQFGYDKPLWQQYLNYVGDLFQGDLGQSIVTRRPVVEEFLTLFPATIELSLCAIVLAIAIGLPFGILAGVKRGSILDHGVMTVSLTGYSMPIFWWGLLLIIYFSATLGWTPVSGRISLLYFFEPVTGFMLIDSLLSGEEGAFRSAVRHLILPTVVLATVPMAVIARQTRSAMLEVLSEDYVRTARAKGLPPLRVVGLHALRNALIPVVTVIGLQVGVLLAGAILTETIFSWPGIGKWMVDSIFRRDYPSVQGGLLMIAGIVMIVNMLVDLLYGLINPRIRRTG is encoded by the coding sequence ATGCTGCGCTTCGTGCTGACGCGACTGGGGCACCTGATCCCGACCTTCGTCGGAGTCACGATCGTCGCCTTCGCCTTCATCCGGTTAATACCCGGCGATCCGATCGAGGTCCTGGCCGGCGAGCGCAGCGTCAGCCCCGAGCGCCACGCCGAACTGATGCGGCAGTTCGGCTACGACAAGCCGTTGTGGCAGCAGTACCTGAACTATGTCGGCGACCTTTTCCAAGGCGACCTCGGGCAGTCGATCGTCACCCGGCGGCCGGTGGTGGAGGAGTTCCTGACGCTATTTCCGGCCACGATCGAGCTCTCGCTCTGCGCCATCGTTCTGGCGATCGCGATCGGCCTGCCCTTCGGCATCCTGGCCGGGGTCAAGCGGGGCTCGATCCTCGACCACGGGGTCATGACCGTTTCCCTGACCGGCTATTCCATGCCGATCTTCTGGTGGGGCCTGCTGCTGATCATCTATTTCTCCGCCACCCTCGGCTGGACCCCTGTGTCTGGGCGGATCTCGCTGCTCTACTTCTTCGAACCGGTGACCGGCTTCATGCTGATCGATAGCCTGCTGTCGGGCGAGGAGGGCGCCTTCCGCTCGGCGGTCCGCCACCTGATCCTGCCGACCGTGGTCCTGGCAACGGTTCCCATGGCGGTGATCGCGCGCCAGACCCGCTCCGCCATGCTCGAGGTGCTGAGCGAGGATTACGTCCGCACCGCGCGGGCCAAGGGCCTGCCGCCGCTGCGGGTGGTCGGCCTGCACGCCCTGCGCAACGCCCTGATCCCGGTGGTCACGGTGATCGGCCTTCAGGTCGGCGTGCTGCTGGCGGGCGCGATCCTGACCGAGACCATCTTTTCCTGGCCGGGGATCGGCAAGTGGATGGTCGACTCGATCTTCCGCCGCGACTATCCCTCGGTGCAGGGCGGACTGCTGATGATCGCGGGGATCGTGATGATCGTGAACATGCTGGTCGACCTGCTCTACGGCCTGATCAACCCGCGGATCCGGCGGACGGGATAG
- a CDS encoding ABC transporter permease subunit, with the protein MLKEFWFYFSENRGAVIGMVVIVAVVLMAIFADLLAPHLPNEQNRDHLLQPPAWEEGGSWAFPLGTDATGRDMLSRIMHGARYSLLIGCIVVTLSLSSGILLGLVASFFRGFVETGIMRLMDIILAVPSLLLALVIVAILGPGLENAMIAVAVVYMPHFVRLTRASAIAELSKDYVTASRVSGAGLFRLMFSTVLPNCMAPLIVQATLSFSAAILDAAALGFLGMGAQPPTPEWGTLLADARDFITRAWWVVTFPGLAILVTVLSFNLMGDGLRDALDPKLKRS; encoded by the coding sequence ATGCTGAAGGAGTTCTGGTTCTACTTCAGCGAGAACCGGGGCGCCGTGATCGGCATGGTCGTCATCGTCGCCGTCGTTCTGATGGCGATCTTCGCGGATCTCCTCGCGCCGCATCTGCCCAACGAGCAGAACCGCGATCACCTGCTGCAGCCGCCGGCCTGGGAGGAGGGCGGCAGCTGGGCCTTTCCCTTGGGCACCGACGCGACCGGCCGCGACATGCTGTCGCGGATCATGCACGGCGCGCGCTACTCGTTGCTGATCGGCTGCATCGTGGTCACGCTTTCGCTGTCGTCCGGCATCCTGCTGGGGCTGGTCGCCTCGTTCTTCAGGGGCTTCGTCGAGACCGGGATCATGCGCCTGATGGACATCATCCTGGCCGTGCCCAGCCTGCTCCTGGCACTGGTCATCGTCGCGATTCTGGGGCCGGGCCTGGAGAATGCGATGATCGCCGTCGCCGTGGTCTACATGCCGCACTTCGTCCGCCTGACCCGTGCCTCCGCGATTGCCGAGCTGTCCAAGGACTACGTCACGGCCAGCCGGGTCTCCGGCGCCGGGCTCTTCCGTCTGATGTTCTCCACGGTGCTGCCCAACTGCATGGCGCCGCTGATCGTGCAGGCGACCTTGAGCTTCTCGGCCGCGATCCTGGACGCCGCGGCGCTGGGCTTCCTCGGCATGGGTGCCCAGCCGCCGACGCCCGAATGGGGCACCCTGCTGGCCGACGCCCGCGACTTCATCACCCGGGCCTGGTGGGTGGTGACCTTCCCCGGCCTGGCGATCCTGGTCACGGTGCTGTCCTTCAACCTCATGGGCGACGGTCTGCGCGACGCCCTGGATCCGAAGCTGAAGCGGAGCTGA
- a CDS encoding ATP-binding cassette domain-containing protein: MALLEIRNLSVEFQTAFGPFRAVDGIDLTLEEGDILGVVGESGSGKSVTMLALMGLLPWTAKVEAERLAFAGQDLLGLPTAARRRIVGKDMAMIFQEPMTSLNPCFTVGFQIMESLKVHEGLARHDRRRRAVELLDLVGIPDPETRLDAFPHQLSGGMNQRVMIAMAIACNPRLLIADEPTTALDVTIQAQILDLLLRLQRERRMALVLITHDMAVVAETAQRVTVMYAGQQVEERGVDRLFAHPRHPYTAALLDALPERAKGKRRLPTIPGVVPGAGDRPEGCLFNPRCRFAEDRCRSERPALDGDGGGRVRCFRPLDRPSDSGATGDAA; encoded by the coding sequence GTGGCCCTGCTCGAGATCCGCAACCTTTCGGTCGAGTTCCAGACTGCCTTCGGACCCTTCCGTGCGGTCGACGGCATCGATCTGACCTTGGAGGAGGGCGATATCCTGGGCGTCGTCGGGGAGTCCGGCTCCGGCAAGAGCGTCACCATGCTCGCCTTGATGGGCCTGCTTCCCTGGACCGCCAAGGTCGAGGCCGAGCGGCTCGCCTTCGCCGGCCAGGACCTGCTGGGCCTGCCGACCGCGGCGCGGCGGCGGATCGTCGGCAAGGACATGGCGATGATCTTCCAGGAGCCCATGACCAGCCTCAACCCCTGCTTCACCGTCGGCTTTCAGATTATGGAGTCGCTCAAGGTCCACGAGGGCCTGGCCCGCCACGACCGCCGCCGGCGCGCCGTGGAGCTGCTCGACCTGGTCGGGATCCCGGATCCCGAGACCCGCCTCGATGCCTTTCCGCACCAGCTGTCCGGCGGCATGAACCAGCGGGTCATGATCGCCATGGCGATCGCCTGCAACCCGCGGCTCCTGATCGCCGACGAGCCGACCACAGCGCTCGACGTGACCATCCAGGCTCAGATCCTCGACCTGCTGCTGCGCCTGCAGCGGGAGCGACGCATGGCCCTGGTGCTGATCACCCACGACATGGCGGTCGTTGCCGAGACGGCGCAGCGGGTGACCGTGATGTACGCCGGCCAGCAGGTCGAGGAGCGGGGCGTCGACCGGCTCTTCGCCCATCCCCGCCATCCCTATACCGCGGCGCTGCTGGACGCGCTGCCGGAGCGGGCGAAGGGCAAGCGGCGCCTGCCGACGATCCCCGGAGTGGTGCCGGGCGCCGGCGACCGGCCCGAAGGCTGCCTCTTCAACCCGCGCTGCCGCTTCGCCGAGGACCGCTGCCGCAGCGAGCGGCCGGCGCTCGACGGCGACGGCGGCGGCCGCGTACGCTGCTTCCGTCCGCTGGACCGTCCCTCCGACAGCGGCGCCACGGGAGACGCGGCATGA
- a CDS encoding dipeptide ABC transporter ATP-binding protein yields MSAPVLEAAELARHYEVRRGFLAGSATVKALAGASFRLAPGKTLAVVGESGCGKSTLARLVTQIERPTAGRLIIDGRDVTEAGTAELHEIRKVVQIVFQDPFGSLNPRKKVGAILEEPLVINTSMSAAERAERAREMMAKVGLRPEHYNRYPHMFSGGQRQRIAIARALMLQPRILVADEPVSALDVSIQAQVLNLLMDLQEEFNLAYLFISHDLSVVRHLCDEVMVMYLGRPVEQGARDAIFERPAHPYTRALLASTPAVDPQRRHERIALKGELPSPLDPPPGCAFHRRCPHATEACSRELPELRAFDGRQVACHHAETIAEPVSAQA; encoded by the coding sequence ATGAGCGCCCCGGTCCTCGAGGCGGCCGAGCTGGCCCGCCACTACGAGGTGCGGCGCGGCTTCCTCGCCGGCAGCGCGACGGTCAAGGCCCTGGCCGGCGCGTCCTTCCGGCTGGCGCCGGGCAAGACCCTGGCGGTGGTTGGCGAGTCCGGCTGCGGCAAGTCGACTCTGGCCCGCCTGGTCACCCAGATCGAGCGGCCGACCGCGGGCCGGCTGATCATCGACGGCCGGGATGTGACCGAGGCGGGTACGGCCGAGCTTCATGAGATCCGCAAGGTGGTCCAGATCGTCTTCCAAGACCCCTTCGGCTCGCTCAACCCGCGCAAGAAGGTGGGCGCGATCCTGGAAGAGCCGCTGGTCATCAACACCTCCATGAGCGCCGCCGAGCGGGCCGAGCGGGCGCGCGAGATGATGGCCAAGGTCGGGCTGCGGCCGGAGCACTACAACCGCTATCCGCACATGTTTTCCGGCGGCCAGCGACAGCGCATCGCCATCGCCCGGGCGCTGATGCTGCAGCCCCGGATCCTGGTCGCCGACGAGCCGGTCTCGGCCTTGGACGTCTCGATCCAGGCCCAGGTCCTGAACCTGCTGATGGACCTTCAGGAGGAGTTCAACCTGGCCTATCTCTTCATCTCCCACGACCTCTCGGTGGTGCGCCACCTCTGCGACGAGGTCATGGTGATGTACCTGGGCCGGCCGGTGGAGCAGGGCGCTCGCGATGCGATCTTCGAACGGCCCGCGCACCCCTATACCCGCGCCCTCCTGGCCAGCACGCCGGCGGTGGACCCGCAGCGACGGCACGAGCGGATCGCGCTCAAGGGCGAGTTGCCCTCGCCCCTGGACCCGCCGCCGGGCTGCGCCTTCCACCGCCGCTGTCCGCACGCGACCGAGGCCTGCAGCCGCGAGCTGCCCGAGTTGCGCGCCTTCGACGGCCGCCAGGTCGCCTGCCACCATGCGGAGACGATCGCCGAGCCGGTCAGCGCGCAGGCCTGA
- a CDS encoding peptidylprolyl isomerase yields the protein MTQGSEGAGAASDPENTLILELKDGKVVIELYPDVAPKHVARIKELARAGFYDGIVFHRVIGGFMAQTGDPTGTGRGGSDKPDLPAEFSDRPFERGTLGMARSQNPNSANSQFFICFAPASFLNGQYTVFGKVVEGMQFVDLIKKAPESDRSGTVQNPDKMISLKVAADVQ from the coding sequence ATGACCCAAGGCAGCGAGGGGGCCGGCGCCGCCTCAGATCCGGAAAACACCCTGATCCTGGAGCTTAAGGACGGCAAGGTCGTGATCGAGCTCTACCCCGACGTCGCGCCCAAGCACGTCGCCCGGATCAAGGAGCTGGCGCGCGCGGGCTTCTACGACGGGATCGTCTTCCACCGCGTCATCGGCGGCTTCATGGCCCAGACCGGCGACCCGACCGGGACCGGACGCGGCGGCTCGGACAAGCCCGACCTGCCGGCGGAATTCTCCGACCGGCCTTTCGAGCGCGGCACCCTCGGCATGGCGCGGTCCCAGAACCCCAACAGCGCCAACAGCCAGTTCTTCATCTGCTTCGCGCCGGCCTCCTTCCTGAACGGCCAGTACACGGTCTTCGGCAAGGTCGTCGAGGGCATGCAGTTCGTCGACCTGATCAAGAAGGCGCCGGAGAGCGACCGCAGCGGCACGGTCCAGAACCCGGACAAGATGATCTCGCTGAAGGTCGCCGCCGACGTTCAGTAG
- a CDS encoding NADP-dependent isocitrate dehydrogenase, producing the protein MAKIEVKTPLVELDGDEMTRIIWAKIKDKLILPYLDVDLKYFDLSVQSRDATDDRITVDSANAIKQYGVGVKCATITPDEARVEEFGLKKMWRSPNGTIRNILGGTVFRQPIICDNVPRLVPGWTQPIVIGRHAFGDQYRATDFLVPGPGKLTLTFTPAGGGEVISHEIFDFPDSGIAMGMYNLDESIRGFARACMNYGLALGWPVYLSTKNTILKAYDGRFMDLFQEVFDAEFKDKFDAKGITYEHRLIDDMVACALKWSGGFVWACKNYDGDVQSDTVAQGFGSLGLMTSVLMTPDGNTIEAEAAHGTVTRHYRLHQQGKETSTNPIASIFAWTRGLAYRGRFDDTPDVVNFAEALEKVCIDTVESGFMTKDLALLIGPDQTWLNTDQFMDKIDENLQEAMK; encoded by the coding sequence ATGGCGAAAATCGAAGTGAAGACCCCGCTCGTCGAACTCGACGGCGACGAGATGACGCGGATCATCTGGGCCAAGATCAAGGACAAGCTGATCCTGCCCTACCTCGATGTCGACCTGAAGTACTTCGACCTCTCGGTCCAGAGCCGGGACGCCACCGACGACCGGATCACCGTGGACTCGGCCAACGCCATCAAGCAGTACGGGGTCGGCGTCAAGTGCGCGACCATCACGCCCGACGAGGCCCGGGTCGAGGAGTTCGGACTGAAGAAGATGTGGCGCTCGCCCAACGGCACGATCCGCAACATCCTGGGCGGCACCGTCTTTCGCCAGCCGATCATCTGCGACAACGTGCCGCGCCTGGTGCCGGGCTGGACCCAGCCGATCGTGATCGGCCGCCACGCCTTCGGCGACCAGTACCGCGCGACCGACTTCCTGGTGCCCGGCCCCGGCAAGCTGACCCTGACCTTCACCCCGGCCGGCGGCGGCGAGGTGATCAGCCACGAGATCTTTGACTTCCCCGATTCCGGCATCGCCATGGGGATGTACAACCTCGACGAATCGATCCGCGGCTTCGCCCGGGCCTGCATGAACTACGGCTTGGCCTTGGGCTGGCCGGTCTACCTCTCGACCAAGAACACCATCCTCAAGGCCTACGACGGCCGCTTCATGGACCTCTTCCAGGAGGTCTTCGACGCCGAGTTCAAGGACAAGTTCGACGCCAAGGGCATCACCTACGAGCACCGCCTGATCGACGACATGGTGGCCTGCGCGCTGAAGTGGTCCGGCGGCTTCGTCTGGGCCTGCAAGAACTACGACGGCGACGTCCAGTCCGACACGGTGGCCCAGGGCTTCGGCTCGCTGGGCCTGATGACCTCGGTCCTGATGACGCCTGATGGCAACACCATCGAGGCCGAGGCGGCCCACGGCACCGTCACCCGCCACTACCGCCTGCACCAGCAGGGCAAGGAAACCTCGACGAACCCCATCGCCTCGATCTTCGCCTGGACCCGCGGGCTCGCCTATCGCGGACGCTTTGACGATACGCCCGACGTCGTGAACTTCGCGGAAGCCCTGGAAAAGGTCTGCATCGACACGGTGGAATCCGGTTTCATGACCAAGGACCTGGCCCTGCTGATCGGGCCGGACCAGACCTGGCTCAACACCGACCAGTTCATGGACAAGATCGACGAAAACCTCCAGGAGGCGATGAAATGA
- a CDS encoding TIGR00730 family Rossman fold protein yields the protein MTGISALCVYCGSSNGADPGYLEAARRVGRAAAERGIGIVFGGGRVGMMGAVADGALEAGGEVIGIIPGHLQDQEVGHDGLTRLEIVDSMHVRKMRMFELSDAFCALPGGLGTLDETFEIVTWKQLGLHDAPVLLVNLDGYWDPLLEMVAHQAEAGFVRPQHRHLFQVVDSIDALFQALAAAAPPRLKVDSRKL from the coding sequence GTGACCGGGATTTCCGCCCTCTGCGTCTACTGCGGTTCCTCGAACGGTGCCGACCCGGGCTACCTTGAGGCGGCGCGGCGGGTCGGCCGGGCGGCCGCCGAACGCGGCATCGGGATCGTCTTCGGCGGCGGCCGGGTCGGCATGATGGGCGCGGTCGCCGACGGCGCGCTGGAGGCCGGCGGCGAGGTGATCGGCATCATCCCCGGCCACCTGCAGGATCAGGAGGTCGGTCACGACGGCCTGACCCGGCTCGAGATCGTCGACTCCATGCACGTGCGCAAGATGCGGATGTTCGAGCTGTCCGACGCCTTCTGCGCCCTGCCGGGCGGCCTCGGGACATTGGACGAGACCTTCGAGATCGTCACCTGGAAGCAGCTCGGCCTGCACGACGCGCCGGTCCTGCTGGTCAACCTCGACGGCTACTGGGACCCGCTGCTGGAAATGGTCGCGCATCAGGCCGAGGCCGGCTTCGTGCGCCCGCAGCACCGGCATCTCTTCCAGGTCGTAGACAGCATCGACGCCCTTTTCCAGGCCCTGGCGGCGGCCGCACCGCCTCGCCTCAAAGTGGATTCGCGAAAGCTCTAA